In the Leptospiraceae bacterium genome, one interval contains:
- a CDS encoding O-antigen ligase family protein: protein MKIIKFLFGVVVLSYLSLILFFQEENPALKKELLFFCITPSLIVLYLNREKIQGLAHFLFIIISLLFLVFSFYFGMIYLGDSQIPRLKLYLKGVYLLTLCYALYAFVQNKFSNKLIFVFTVIACSQIFLSWFLLGHTLREIPLLLYSIYGSVIVQEEEEQNFWKWNIFDSVISVFALIVLISTFQSENLNNNFFGLAHVFTGLYVYFILRVVHETIEIKYVLQYLLNFFLLAMFVFFVFVLVVSQSSETGKGNQLGGFNVNSIGGIIAILFPLLLFQFLNEKELKYKFLYLFFVLATFFVLNFTTSRSSMLAIFISSSLVLFFFSKNHFQKYTFNKKIFFILLSILFLFAAFSIVFYLNQNPQLLEIKAVVIRFAIWKLFLNRIFQFGLFWGFGPENLFINGFLPTSGISQESLVEYISFLKEFGANLHAHNLIIQIFFNFGLFGLLCALMLFIIIVYFFFKNKTIEHKIATLCFFSLCVQGVFEYTLADTGSFLAIMIFLAFISVDIKRKSLSLSIQKIISKVFILFSVFMFFLFLLVSYNLIIFQFQKSLFKNTIKSDSFANLYFNTSIVHSKDIISKIENAESKVLLDFYDDRRHQFLGEMYFTYFTNIKKNENKTDLELLQKSEKNYQKCIQFNSYNPLCLQRMYQIQLERKNYSESKRFLNKAKEQDPFGIILK from the coding sequence ATGAAAATAATTAAGTTTCTATTTGGAGTTGTGGTTTTATCTTACTTGTCTCTAATTCTTTTTTTTCAAGAAGAAAATCCTGCACTGAAAAAAGAGCTATTGTTTTTTTGTATAACTCCTTCGTTGATTGTGCTTTATCTGAATCGAGAAAAGATCCAAGGCTTAGCACATTTTCTTTTTATCATTATTTCTTTACTTTTCCTTGTTTTTTCTTTTTATTTTGGGATGATTTATCTTGGAGATTCTCAAATACCAAGGCTTAAGCTATATTTGAAAGGAGTTTATCTATTAACACTTTGTTATGCGCTGTATGCTTTTGTTCAAAATAAATTTTCAAATAAACTGATCTTTGTTTTTACTGTAATTGCGTGCTCGCAAATTTTTTTATCTTGGTTTCTTTTGGGGCATACTTTACGTGAAATTCCTCTTTTGCTATATTCGATCTATGGAAGTGTTATTGTTCAAGAAGAGGAAGAGCAGAATTTTTGGAAATGGAATATCTTTGATTCTGTTATAAGTGTATTTGCATTAATCGTTTTAATTTCAACCTTTCAATCAGAAAATCTAAATAATAATTTTTTTGGTTTAGCTCATGTTTTTACCGGTTTGTATGTATATTTTATTCTTCGTGTCGTTCATGAAACGATAGAAATAAAATATGTGCTGCAATATTTACTAAATTTCTTTTTACTTGCAATGTTTGTCTTTTTTGTTTTTGTTCTGGTAGTATCCCAATCCTCAGAAACAGGAAAGGGCAATCAACTAGGTGGATTCAATGTGAATTCTATCGGGGGAATAATTGCCATTCTATTTCCACTTTTATTGTTTCAATTTCTAAACGAAAAAGAATTAAAATATAAATTTTTATACTTATTTTTTGTATTGGCTACATTTTTTGTCTTAAATTTTACGACTTCGCGTTCTTCGATGCTTGCTATATTTATTAGTTCCAGCTTAGTATTATTTTTTTTCAGTAAAAATCATTTTCAGAAATACACTTTCAACAAGAAAATTTTTTTTATTCTTTTATCTATTCTTTTTCTTTTTGCTGCATTTAGCATAGTTTTTTATTTAAATCAAAATCCTCAATTATTGGAAATTAAAGCAGTTGTGATTCGATTTGCAATCTGGAAACTGTTTCTAAATCGAATTTTTCAGTTTGGATTATTCTGGGGTTTTGGACCGGAAAATCTATTTATCAATGGTTTTCTTCCAACGTCAGGTATTTCTCAGGAAAGTTTGGTTGAATATATTTCTTTTTTAAAGGAATTTGGAGCTAATTTACATGCACATAACTTAATAATCCAGATTTTTTTTAATTTTGGTTTGTTTGGGTTATTGTGTGCTCTTATGCTTTTCATAATAATCGTTTATTTTTTCTTTAAAAATAAAACCATTGAGCATAAAATTGCTACTTTATGTTTTTTTTCGCTTTGCGTTCAGGGGGTATTTGAATATACGTTAGCCGATACAGGTAGTTTTTTGGCAATAATGATATTTCTTGCATTTATATCTGTTGATATAAAGAGAAAATCGTTGTCTCTATCAATACAAAAAATTATAAGCAAAGTTTTTATATTATTTTCTGTATTTATGTTCTTTTTATTTTTGCTTGTAAGCTATAACTTGATTATTTTTCAATTTCAAAAAAGCCTTTTCAAGAATACGATAAAGTCAGACTCTTTTGCAAATCTTTATTTTAATACATCAATCGTTCACTCTAAAGATATTATTTCAAAAATAGAAAATGCTGAATCAAAGGTTTTGTTAGATTTTTATGACGATAGAAGGCATCAATTTTTAGGAGAAATGTATTTTACTTATTTTACAAATATCAAAAAAAATGAGAATAAAACTGATTTAGAGCTTCTTCAAAAATCAGAAAAAAATTATCAAAAGTGTATTCAATTCAATTCGTATAACCCGCTTTGTTTACAGAGAATGTATCAAATCCAATTAGAAAGAAAAAATTATTCTGAATCAAAGAGATTTCTTAATAAAGCAAAAGAACAGGATCCATTTGGTATTATTTTAAAATAG
- a CDS encoding MBOAT family protein — MLFNSLHFYVFALIVIPAFFWFEKKGQKRLLLWASFYFYACLKIAFVPILLISFAATYLTSFKIESSISKSIKKFWLLLSLLVNLGILCFFKYTDFLRSISYDVRAFLGSNQNLTFEPIGLILPLGISFYTFQAIAYSIDIYRGQIKPEKSFSDFSLFLLFFPQLVAGPIMRASVLIPQIHTKKYFSKENLLAGLPIIALGIFKKTLIADPISDLISPLYSNPGEFHWFSLLLADYLFSIQIYCDFAGYSDIAIGTGKILGFDIPINFLRPFLSKSVTEVWQRWHISLSSWLRDYVYIPLGGNRVSKFRNYFNVFITMVIGGIWHGAAWTFVIWGTIHGIFITIEKYINEKGFGKIFSAIPKPIKILYSFQAFVIGAHFFRSTSVENSFLSAKRIFSMEGGVSVLPELSVLIPVAILFLLELSEEERWKILPQKQYSELLKYSIVAMIFLVAGMIYTVTVSPQFYYFQF, encoded by the coding sequence ATGTTATTCAATTCTCTGCACTTTTATGTTTTTGCTCTTATCGTAATCCCTGCATTTTTCTGGTTTGAAAAAAAAGGACAAAAAAGGCTTTTGCTTTGGGCTTCTTTTTATTTTTATGCGTGCCTGAAAATTGCCTTTGTACCGATTCTTTTGATTTCATTTGCTGCAACTTATCTGACTTCTTTTAAAATTGAAAGCTCCATTTCAAAATCAATAAAAAAGTTTTGGCTGCTTTTATCTTTATTGGTGAATCTGGGAATCCTTTGTTTCTTTAAATATACAGATTTTCTAAGATCTATTTCGTATGACGTACGAGCCTTTTTGGGTTCAAATCAAAATCTTACATTTGAGCCGATTGGGTTAATTCTTCCTCTTGGAATTTCATTTTATACATTTCAAGCAATTGCCTATTCGATAGATATCTACAGAGGACAAATCAAACCAGAAAAAAGTTTTTCTGACTTTTCGCTTTTCCTTTTATTTTTTCCTCAATTAGTCGCAGGACCTATTATGAGAGCCTCAGTTTTAATTCCGCAAATCCACACAAAAAAATATTTCTCAAAAGAAAATTTACTTGCGGGACTTCCAATAATCGCACTCGGTATTTTCAAAAAGACTTTAATTGCAGATCCCATATCAGATCTTATAAGCCCGCTCTATTCTAACCCGGGAGAATTTCATTGGTTTTCTCTACTTCTTGCCGATTATCTTTTTTCTATCCAAATATATTGTGACTTTGCAGGCTATTCGGATATCGCTATCGGAACAGGGAAGATTTTAGGCTTTGATATTCCGATAAACTTTCTTAGACCCTTCTTATCAAAATCCGTAACCGAGGTCTGGCAAAGATGGCATATATCGCTATCTTCATGGCTAAGAGATTATGTATATATTCCACTCGGAGGAAATAGAGTTTCAAAGTTTAGAAATTATTTTAATGTTTTTATAACTATGGTAATTGGAGGAATATGGCACGGGGCAGCGTGGACTTTTGTAATCTGGGGCACAATCCACGGAATATTTATCACCATAGAAAAATATATAAACGAAAAAGGATTCGGAAAAATTTTTTCTGCAATCCCAAAACCGATAAAAATCCTGTATTCGTTTCAGGCTTTTGTGATAGGAGCGCATTTTTTCAGATCGACCTCCGTAGAAAATTCCTTCCTTTCAGCAAAAAGAATTTTTTCTATGGAAGGAGGGGTGTCTGTTCTTCCTGAATTGTCTGTACTCATTCCAGTGGCAATCCTCTTTCTTTTGGAATTATCCGAAGAAGAAAGATGGAAGATTTTACCACAAAAACAGTATTCAGAATTACTAAAATATTCTATCGTTGCTATGATTTTTTTGGTTGCAGGAATGATTTATACCGTAACAGTAAGCCCACAGTTCTATTATTTTCAATTTTAA
- the hisA gene encoding 1-(5-phosphoribosyl)-5-[(5-phosphoribosylamino)methylideneamino]imidazole-4-carboxamide isomerase: MIIIPAIDLLNNEAVRLFKGDYNQKTVYSKEPWELVRIFERGGAELIHLIDLNGARNENDINRQSIEKIRKVSNAQIEIGGGIRNIEKIKFYDSVGMNRFIIGTAAVTNPEFIDEALRLFGPDKIVVGVDAKDGIVKISGWQEDSRVHYNDLLKRLASQGVTQIIYTDIAQDGTMSGPNFESYREILSNFHFQLIASGGISSVKDILKLASIKEKTSLYGIITGKAIYEGKLNLEEAIANTKNS, translated from the coding sequence ATGATTATTATTCCAGCTATTGATTTATTAAATAACGAAGCTGTCAGACTTTTTAAAGGGGACTATAACCAAAAAACTGTGTATAGCAAAGAGCCTTGGGAACTTGTAAGAATTTTTGAGAGAGGTGGAGCCGAGCTTATACATTTAATAGATCTGAATGGTGCAAGAAACGAGAATGATATAAACCGGCAATCAATTGAAAAAATTCGCAAAGTGTCTAACGCACAAATTGAAATCGGAGGAGGGATTCGCAATATTGAGAAAATAAAATTTTACGATTCTGTTGGGATGAATAGATTTATTATTGGAACTGCTGCAGTCACGAATCCTGAGTTTATTGATGAAGCACTGCGTTTATTTGGTCCTGATAAAATTGTTGTGGGTGTTGACGCAAAAGATGGTATTGTGAAAATTAGTGGATGGCAGGAAGACTCAAGAGTTCATTATAATGATCTTTTAAAAAGACTCGCTTCTCAAGGTGTGACTCAAATAATTTACACAGACATTGCTCAAGACGGCACAATGAGTGGTCCTAATTTTGAATCGTATCGAGAAATTTTATCAAATTTTCATTTTCAGCTAATTGCTTCTGGTGGAATTTCTTCTGTAAAAGATATTTTGAAGCTTGCTTCTATAAAAGAAAAAACTTCTCTCTATGGGATTATCACAGGCAAGGCAATTTATGAAGGCAAGCTGAATTTAGAGGAAGCAATCGCAAATACTAAAAATAGCTAA
- the trxB gene encoding thioredoxin-disulfide reductase, translated as MEKIVIIGSGPAGHTAAIYTARANLKPVLFEGFMAGGIAAGGQLTTTTEVENFPGFPEGIDGTKLTQLFRQQSEKYGTTIKTETVTKVDFNSHPFKIYTDEGVTEAKAVIIATGATAKRMNIKGEHDFWQRGISACAVCDGALPIYRNKDLAVIGGGDSAIEEATHLTKFGKKVYLVHRRDKLRASQIMQKKALTNPKIEIIWNSAAEEAIGDKEGLKEIILNDTVSGKKRNLSVGGLFYAIGHKPNTEIFQNIIELDEAGYIKTKLGTTQTNIAGVFAAGDVQDKIYRQAITAAGSGCMAALEAERWLEEKEMA; from the coding sequence TTGGAAAAAATCGTAATCATCGGAAGTGGGCCTGCCGGGCATACCGCAGCAATTTATACCGCAAGAGCCAATTTAAAACCGGTTCTATTTGAAGGCTTTATGGCAGGAGGGATCGCTGCTGGTGGACAACTAACAACTACCACCGAAGTGGAAAATTTTCCCGGATTTCCAGAAGGAATTGACGGAACTAAATTGACCCAATTGTTTCGACAACAATCTGAAAAATATGGAACTACTATTAAAACAGAAACCGTAACTAAAGTAGATTTTAACTCTCATCCATTTAAAATTTACACAGATGAAGGAGTAACTGAAGCGAAAGCTGTAATCATTGCGACAGGAGCAACTGCCAAGAGAATGAATATAAAAGGTGAGCATGACTTTTGGCAAAGAGGAATTTCTGCCTGCGCTGTTTGCGATGGTGCACTTCCAATTTATAGAAATAAAGACCTTGCAGTAATTGGTGGTGGAGACTCTGCTATCGAAGAGGCTACCCACTTGACTAAGTTTGGAAAAAAAGTTTATCTTGTGCATAGAAGAGACAAACTTAGAGCAAGTCAAATCATGCAAAAAAAAGCACTCACAAATCCTAAAATCGAAATTATCTGGAATTCTGCCGCAGAAGAAGCTATCGGAGACAAAGAAGGCTTAAAAGAAATTATTCTAAACGATACAGTATCGGGGAAAAAAAGAAATTTATCTGTAGGTGGACTCTTTTATGCAATCGGTCATAAACCCAATACAGAAATTTTTCAAAATATCATAGAGTTGGACGAAGCCGGCTACATCAAAACAAAACTCGGAACTACTCAAACAAATATTGCTGGAGTATTTGCCGCAGGAGACGTTCAAGACAAGATTTACAGACAAGCAATAACAGCAGCAGGCTCAGGCTGTATGGCAGCTCTGGAAGCAGAAAGATGGTTAGAAGAAAAAGAAATGGCTTAA
- a CDS encoding peptidoglycan DD-metalloendopeptidase family protein, producing MNEFFLKIFLFFSVLCLTENTYSEISPYKNYRVSSKDTIYSIAKKMHTTESEILQLNGKKILKILKVGEILKIPYKDKKIVKFHSPLSKKAKIEKKFSEVSFSPFKGILFSQGKDSTVVSAKEGKVLTCDYMDGYENYVIISHSKGYYSLYGNLREIYVIEGQKVLEREKIGMVSASKGLYFQINNDGKPVDPEIFLN from the coding sequence ATGAATGAATTCTTCCTAAAAATATTTCTATTCTTTTCTGTATTATGTCTCACAGAAAATACTTATTCGGAAATATCGCCATACAAAAACTACAGGGTATCGTCCAAGGACACGATCTACTCTATTGCAAAAAAAATGCACACTACCGAATCTGAAATTTTACAATTGAACGGAAAAAAGATTTTGAAAATTCTAAAAGTCGGAGAAATATTAAAGATTCCATATAAAGATAAAAAAATTGTAAAATTCCACTCTCCTCTTTCCAAAAAAGCAAAAATTGAAAAAAAGTTTTCAGAGGTTTCTTTTTCTCCATTTAAAGGTATATTATTTTCACAAGGGAAGGACTCAACTGTAGTTTCTGCCAAAGAAGGAAAAGTCTTAACATGTGATTATATGGATGGGTATGAAAACTATGTAATCATCTCACACTCAAAAGGATATTATTCTCTTTACGGAAATTTAAGAGAAATATATGTTATTGAAGGACAGAAAGTTTTAGAACGAGAAAAAATCGGAATGGTTTCTGCAAGCAAAGGATTGTACTTTCAAATCAATAATGACGGAAAACCGGTGGATCCGGAAATTTTTTTAAATTGA
- a CDS encoding ATP-binding protein produces the protein MKENKNAKPADFSNIFRLQIPSNPKHVSLARNFVYNLARENGFTLHDAFDIKLITGEALINVIKHSYLNRLDKPIFIEIKLFREKIEIRIRDFGIKANLEKMKSADMNDYREDGLGILLLRSLCNHFYIDQSPEIGNKFILMKIK, from the coding sequence TTGAAAGAAAATAAGAATGCAAAGCCGGCTGATTTTTCGAATATTTTTCGATTGCAGATTCCTTCCAATCCAAAGCACGTTTCCCTTGCCAGAAATTTTGTATATAATCTGGCAAGGGAGAATGGCTTCACCTTACATGATGCGTTCGATATAAAATTAATTACCGGTGAGGCTTTGATCAATGTTATCAAGCACTCCTATTTGAATCGCTTAGACAAACCAATCTTTATAGAAATCAAATTATTCAGAGAGAAGATAGAGATTCGGATTCGAGACTTTGGAATTAAAGCAAATTTAGAAAAAATGAAGTCTGCCGATATGAACGATTATAGAGAAGATGGGCTTGGAATATTACTTTTACGAAGTTTGTGTAATCATTTCTATATCGATCAATCCCCTGAAATTGGAAATAAATTTATTCTAATGAAGATCAAATAG
- a CDS encoding MFS transporter, whose product MKEQGKVSKKELFGWCMFDFANSSYTTVIISVTYGIIFSQLIVPTGTDPKNPYQEGNALWGIALAISYLLVVFTGPIFGAITDFSARKKTFLFLSYVFCIISTASLWFIVQPGMVALAFMLIVISNFFFASGENFASSFLPFLGPKEELGKISGYAWGVGYFGGIASVILVSTLGEVIPENFEKLRLVGPYTAAFFLIAGIPTFIFLKEYADSNQKPKGVTYLKIGFSRLIDTLRDINKFKDMAIYLISLFFSMAALGIVVSFAFIYGDQEIKIENIHKTAMFLMIQVNAALGAVIFGFIQDKIGAKKTFNITLIVWIVGVLLINQVANLTNGLNFVLGAKFTTQWVFVGLSAIAGLGLGATQSASRALVGVLSPESKSGEFFGLWGLSGKIASAFGLFAIAWLQMIFSLRDAFLAIAVFFVLSLLINIFVNEERGIKIARDYKD is encoded by the coding sequence ATGAAAGAACAGGGGAAAGTATCTAAAAAGGAATTATTTGGATGGTGTATGTTTGATTTTGCAAATTCTTCATACACTACGGTTATAATCAGCGTAACTTATGGAATTATTTTTAGTCAATTAATTGTACCTACAGGTACCGATCCAAAAAATCCTTATCAGGAAGGGAATGCTCTTTGGGGAATTGCACTTGCCATATCTTATCTTCTTGTAGTATTTACCGGACCGATTTTTGGAGCCATTACCGATTTTTCTGCGAGAAAGAAAACCTTTCTTTTCCTTAGTTATGTTTTTTGTATTATATCTACTGCATCCCTTTGGTTTATAGTTCAACCGGGAATGGTGGCTTTGGCGTTTATGCTGATTGTAATTTCAAATTTCTTTTTTGCATCGGGGGAAAATTTTGCTTCCAGCTTTTTACCTTTTCTTGGACCGAAAGAAGAGTTAGGAAAGATTTCCGGTTATGCTTGGGGAGTTGGATATTTCGGAGGGATAGCGAGTGTAATTTTAGTTTCTACATTAGGTGAAGTAATTCCTGAAAATTTTGAAAAACTAAGACTTGTGGGGCCATACACTGCTGCTTTCTTTCTCATTGCCGGTATCCCTACATTTATTTTTTTAAAAGAATATGCGGACAGCAATCAAAAGCCCAAAGGAGTTACTTATTTAAAAATCGGATTTTCCAGACTGATAGATACTCTTAGAGATATAAATAAATTTAAAGATATGGCGATCTATTTGATTTCTTTATTTTTTTCAATGGCAGCCCTTGGGATTGTAGTTAGTTTTGCTTTTATTTATGGAGATCAGGAAATTAAAATTGAAAACATTCACAAAACTGCGATGTTTTTAATGATACAAGTCAATGCAGCACTTGGAGCTGTGATATTTGGGTTTATTCAAGATAAAATTGGTGCTAAAAAAACTTTTAATATAACTTTAATTGTTTGGATTGTGGGAGTTTTATTGATCAATCAGGTTGCGAATCTTACAAATGGATTGAATTTTGTTTTGGGTGCAAAATTTACTACACAATGGGTATTTGTAGGTTTGTCCGCAATTGCAGGTCTTGGTCTAGGAGCGACTCAATCTGCAAGTCGTGCCTTAGTTGGAGTTCTTTCACCTGAAAGCAAGTCTGGAGAATTTTTTGGCTTATGGGGGTTGTCGGGGAAAATTGCATCTGCGTTTGGACTTTTTGCTATTGCATGGTTACAGATGATTTTTAGTTTAAGGGATGCTTTTCTTGCGATTGCGGTATTTTTTGTTCTTTCTTTACTAATCAATATTTTTGTAAACGAAGAAAGAGGAATTAAGATAGCCAGAGATTATAAAGACTAA
- the hisB gene encoding imidazoleglycerol-phosphate dehydratase HisB, which yields MIKIVDNREMQTKERKTSETDIRLSLDLRGKGIYKFDTEIPFFEHALSHVVKYGMLDVDLFLRGDIGIDCHHSVEDVAILFGSMVHTQLGDKAGIRRYGHFTLPMDEVLVTVAVDFGGRYFFKYTGPKLDGKFGIYDAELTLEFLQKFALNAKMNLHVLVHYGENRHHIHEGIFKALGKSLRQAIEFDPISKEIPSTKGMIE from the coding sequence ATGATAAAAATTGTGGATAACAGGGAAATGCAAACAAAGGAAAGAAAAACGTCTGAAACCGATATCCGACTTTCATTGGATCTAAGAGGAAAGGGAATCTATAAGTTCGATACAGAAATTCCATTTTTTGAGCACGCTCTTTCCCATGTTGTAAAGTATGGGATGCTCGATGTAGATCTTTTTCTGCGTGGAGATATAGGAATTGACTGCCATCATAGTGTAGAAGATGTAGCGATATTATTTGGAAGTATGGTACACACACAACTCGGAGACAAGGCAGGGATCAGACGATACGGACATTTTACCTTACCAATGGATGAAGTTCTTGTCACAGTCGCTGTAGATTTTGGAGGCAGATATTTTTTTAAATACACAGGACCTAAATTGGACGGGAAGTTTGGAATCTATGACGCTGAATTGACTTTAGAGTTTTTGCAAAAATTTGCATTAAACGCAAAAATGAATCTACACGTGCTGGTTCACTACGGAGAAAATAGGCATCATATCCACGAAGGAATATTTAAAGCGTTGGGGAAATCTTTACGCCAAGCAATAGAATTTGATCCAATTTCAAAGGAAATTCCATCGACAAAAGGAATGATCGAATGA
- the hisH gene encoding imidazole glycerol phosphate synthase subunit HisH → MIAVIDFGMGNIHSCLKAISLFTKDFKLVTDPMELKNAKGVILPGDGAFEKAMQNLKSMKMKDALDEYVYYEKPIFGICIGFQILFENSEESTIKDNIVPGFGWIHGNIKRFKGKIYKVPHMGWNKIHFATRKKVSLLDGVADRSYMYFIHSYRPTNVEEDSVLATCSYYEESFPVVVEKNNIFGTQFHPEKSDTTGLKILQNFIGIANS, encoded by the coding sequence ATGATTGCTGTGATAGACTTTGGAATGGGAAATATTCATTCTTGTCTAAAAGCAATTTCACTATTTACAAAGGATTTTAAACTTGTCACAGACCCGATGGAGTTAAAGAATGCGAAGGGTGTTATTCTTCCGGGGGATGGTGCATTTGAGAAAGCAATGCAGAATCTTAAATCTATGAAGATGAAGGACGCGTTAGACGAATATGTTTATTACGAAAAACCGATTTTTGGAATTTGCATCGGATTCCAAATTCTTTTTGAAAATTCGGAAGAGTCAACAATCAAAGACAATATAGTTCCGGGTTTTGGTTGGATTCACGGAAATATAAAACGGTTTAAAGGCAAAATTTATAAAGTTCCGCACATGGGCTGGAATAAAATTCATTTCGCTACAAGAAAGAAAGTTTCTTTATTGGATGGGGTTGCTGATCGATCCTATATGTATTTTATTCATTCTTATAGACCGACAAATGTAGAAGAAGATTCAGTATTAGCAACTTGTTCATACTACGAGGAAAGTTTTCCGGTTGTTGTCGAGAAGAATAATATTTTTGGAACTCAATTTCATCCAGAAAAATCTGATACTACTGGATTGAAAATATTACAAAATTTTATAGGGATAGCCAATTCATGA
- the xerD gene encoding site-specific tyrosine recombinase XerD, with translation MSASQGKLLENFQEYLSVEKGLSDNSIFSYGYDLNKFKTYLDKRHIDLLEVQANDIMKFLMEEKDRKISAKTLAREVVAIRQFYKFLKEEKQVAVNPTEKIETPEVMRAIPDHLSRNEVEELFHKISEENIHELRDKCIFELLYSSGLRISEACNLKMSDVDIAQMYVTVEGKGGRQRLVPFGEQSLKILNSYLSKSRPAILKGRTSEFLFVSKKGSFINRKSVWRLLNLYIARTGIKKKVTPHTLRHSFATHLLENHADLRSVQELLGHIDISTTQIYTHMANKTLKEVHKKFHPRG, from the coding sequence TTGAGCGCTTCTCAGGGAAAATTATTAGAAAACTTTCAAGAATACCTTTCCGTGGAAAAAGGGTTGAGCGATAACTCCATTTTTTCCTACGGTTACGATTTAAATAAATTCAAAACGTATCTAGATAAAAGACATATTGACCTTTTAGAAGTACAGGCAAATGACATCATGAAATTTTTGATGGAAGAAAAAGATCGGAAGATCTCTGCAAAAACTCTGGCAAGGGAAGTTGTGGCGATTCGTCAATTTTATAAATTTTTGAAAGAAGAAAAACAGGTAGCTGTTAATCCTACAGAAAAAATTGAAACCCCGGAAGTAATGAGAGCTATTCCCGATCATCTTTCTCGAAATGAAGTTGAGGAGCTTTTTCACAAAATAAGTGAAGAAAATATTCATGAATTAAGAGATAAGTGTATTTTCGAACTTTTGTATTCTTCCGGGCTTAGAATCTCAGAGGCTTGTAATTTAAAAATGAGTGATGTAGATATTGCTCAGATGTATGTCACCGTTGAAGGAAAAGGTGGAAGGCAAAGGCTCGTCCCATTTGGAGAGCAGTCTTTGAAAATTCTAAATTCTTATCTTAGCAAAAGTCGTCCAGCTATTTTAAAGGGGAGGACGAGTGAATTTTTATTTGTATCCAAGAAAGGATCTTTTATAAACAGGAAATCTGTTTGGAGATTGTTGAATTTGTATATAGCAAGAACAGGGATTAAGAAAAAAGTAACGCCTCATACCCTTAGGCATTCTTTTGCGACTCATCTTTTGGAAAACCATGCAGACCTTCGCTCTGTTCAGGAACTTCTCGGTCATATAGATATTTCTACAACCCAGATTTATACTCATATGGCAAACAAAACTCTAAAGGAAGTGCATAAGAAATTTCATCCGAGAGGGTAA